The following coding sequences are from one Beggiatoa alba B18LD window:
- a CDS encoding NfeD family protein: protein MMSNLQITFWYWWIFAIVLGILEVLAPTAVFIWSAIAAVMMGIVVLFIPYIGIEIQLIAFSVLSILSVWLGRSFLVKYPTQTDKPLLNQRGSEYVGRVFSVIEPISDGVGKVRIGDSYWRVEGADCPVGTKVKVIGIEGVKLRVEPFEPDES, encoded by the coding sequence ATGATGAGTAATTTACAAATCACATTTTGGTATTGGTGGATATTTGCCATCGTGCTTGGCATTTTAGAAGTATTAGCCCCAACAGCTGTCTTTATTTGGTCAGCAATAGCGGCTGTTATGATGGGGATTGTTGTCTTATTTATTCCCTATATAGGCATTGAAATACAACTGATTGCATTTTCAGTTTTATCCATATTAAGCGTTTGGCTGGGGCGTTCTTTTTTAGTGAAATATCCCACACAAACAGATAAGCCCTTGCTAAATCAGCGGGGGAGTGAATATGTCGGGCGTGTTTTTTCTGTGATAGAACCCATCAGCGATGGCGTTGGAAAAGTGCGAATTGGGGATAGTTACTGGCGTGTTGAAGGGGCGGACTGCCCTGTTGGAACTAAAGTAAAAGTCATCGGGATTGAAGGGGTTAAATTAAGAGTTGAACCGTTTGAACCTGACGAATCATAA